A single region of the Sus scrofa isolate TJ Tabasco breed Duroc chromosome 16, Sscrofa11.1, whole genome shotgun sequence genome encodes:
- the LOC110257338 gene encoding annexin-2 receptor-like, with translation MEQTVPRCVRDAWDSAEDSQEPEALQILSSGDPGGWQLPLYPSLGQLSWDDQDVSRELLSTPCGLLRPFCPKHGPRAQSACRPSAEPLAPHTPTTPGTRRQPQAPRGEAAAAHPQRFPGRVFWRSGANSWKPRPLTSGTRSEHCPPLGLGRHHLMSQHWWLQIYLQWLGSPRAAKPAAFGPRSHHR, from the coding sequence ATGGAGCAGACGGTTCCCCGCTGCGTGCGCGACGCCTGGGATTCGGCAGAGGACTCCCAGGAACCAGAGGCGCTGCAAATCTTGAGCTCGGGGGACCCCGGAGGCTGGCAGCTCCCTCTGTATCCCAGTCTGGGCCAGCTCTCCTGGGACGACCAGGACGTCAGTCGGGAACTCCTCTCGACCCCCTGCGGGCTGCTGCGCCCATTCTGCCCGAAGCACGGACCCCGAGCTCAGAGCGCCTGCAGGCCGAGCGCCGAGCCGCTGGCCCCGCACACGCCCACGACGCCCGGGACCCGCCGCCAGCCACAGGCGCCCCGGGGAGAAGCGGCCGCCGCCCACCCCCAGCGCTTCCCTGGGCGAGTCTTCTGGCGCTCAGGGGCCAACAGCTGGAAGCCGAGACCTCTGACCTCGGGGACCCGATCGGAGCATTGCCCTCCTCTTGGCCTGGGAAGGCACCACCTGATGTCCCAACACTGGTGGCTGCAGATCTACCTGCAGTGGCTGGGAAGCCCCCGGGCTGCCAAGCCAGCAGCCTTTGGGCCCAGGAGCCATCATCGCTGA